A stretch of the Sorangium aterium genome encodes the following:
- a CDS encoding RNA polymerase sigma factor encodes MHTVAVETGALWVHLSRSFFPGDTAAPDGRGDDLPECAARDAHAALDVAFAGGDRARRPALVVSPSSSMSAEGAGRLPQVTEPDDGGEWIRRFQSGDPTAFAEIFRRYRRDVARLVFRMLGPTADVEDVIQEVFIQVHRSLGDFRGQSKFTTWLHRVTVNAVLMARRAARCRPVFVGELGVDIEVDRGMLPDEDAARARRIDAFRRVLERLPEKKRVVYVLHELEGIPPTEIAEIVGAPVLTVRTRLFYARREIEAMMRAEPALAQLAAELAEGGADKPDGAGPAAARARVSVGGAAVGYPAADPSAVDAEDA; translated from the coding sequence GTGCATACCGTGGCGGTCGAGACGGGGGCGCTGTGGGTGCACCTCTCGCGGTCGTTCTTCCCTGGTGACACGGCTGCGCCGGACGGCCGTGGCGACGACCTGCCCGAGTGCGCTGCCAGAGACGCCCACGCGGCGCTCGACGTCGCGTTTGCGGGCGGTGACCGCGCTCGTCGTCCGGCGCTCGTCGTCTCTCCGTCGAGCTCCATGAGCGCCGAGGGGGCGGGTAGGCTTCCGCAGGTGACCGAGCCCGACGACGGGGGCGAGTGGATACGCCGCTTCCAGAGCGGTGACCCGACGGCGTTCGCAGAGATCTTCCGCCGCTACCGCCGCGACGTCGCGCGGCTCGTCTTCAGGATGCTCGGGCCGACCGCCGACGTCGAGGACGTCATCCAGGAGGTGTTCATCCAGGTGCACCGGAGCCTGGGCGACTTCCGGGGGCAATCGAAGTTCACGACGTGGCTCCACCGGGTGACGGTCAATGCCGTGCTGATGGCGCGGCGCGCTGCCCGCTGCCGGCCGGTGTTCGTGGGCGAGCTCGGCGTCGATATCGAGGTGGACCGCGGCATGCTCCCGGACGAGGACGCCGCTCGCGCTCGCAGGATCGACGCCTTTCGGCGGGTGCTGGAGCGCCTGCCCGAGAAGAAGCGGGTCGTCTACGTCCTGCACGAGCTCGAGGGGATCCCGCCGACCGAGATCGCCGAGATCGTCGGCGCGCCGGTCCTGACGGTGCGGACGCGCCTGTTCTATGCGCGCCGCGAGATCGAGGCGATGATGCGCGCCGAGCCCGCGCTCGCCCAGCTCGCCGCCGAGCTGGCCGAGGGCGGCGCGGACAAGCCGGACGGCGCCGGTCCGGCAGCGGCGCGCGCGCGCGTTTCCGTGGGGGGCGCCGCCGTGGGATATCCCGCGGCGGATCCATCGGCTGTCGACGCGGAGGACGCATGA
- a CDS encoding purine-nucleoside phosphorylase → MTLLPELDEAARVIRERIPVPPRVGVVLGSGLGGWGDELAELVKVPYADLPGMPRPAVAGHPGFLCAGRVGDVPVACLQGRAHLYEGHPLAKVVFGVRVLARLGCRAVLLTNAAGGINLGFAAGDLMLLTDHLNLMGANPLVGPNDEALGKRFPDMTYAHDPRLIELARAAADDAGVALREGVYAALLGPTYETPAEIRMLRTLGADAVGMSTVPEIIALRHMGVPAAAISCVTNLAAGLTKRELDHKEVEETAREARARFTALLSAWVRRVGADVAAGSSAS, encoded by the coding sequence GTGACCCTCCTGCCTGAGCTCGACGAAGCCGCGCGCGTCATTCGTGAACGAATTCCAGTGCCTCCGCGCGTCGGTGTGGTGCTGGGATCAGGGCTCGGCGGCTGGGGCGACGAGCTCGCCGAGCTCGTGAAGGTGCCCTACGCGGACCTCCCCGGCATGCCCCGGCCGGCCGTCGCCGGGCACCCCGGCTTCCTCTGCGCCGGCCGCGTCGGGGACGTGCCGGTCGCCTGCCTGCAGGGGCGCGCGCACCTCTACGAGGGGCACCCGCTGGCGAAGGTGGTGTTCGGCGTGCGGGTGCTCGCCCGGCTCGGCTGTCGCGCCGTGCTGCTGACGAACGCGGCCGGCGGCATCAACCTGGGGTTCGCCGCCGGCGACCTGATGCTGCTCACCGATCATCTGAACCTGATGGGAGCGAACCCGCTGGTCGGGCCGAACGACGAGGCGCTCGGCAAGCGCTTCCCCGACATGACCTACGCGCACGATCCGCGGCTGATCGAGCTCGCCAGGGCGGCGGCGGACGACGCGGGCGTCGCCCTGCGCGAGGGGGTCTACGCCGCGCTGCTCGGGCCGACGTACGAGACGCCCGCCGAGATCCGCATGCTGCGCACGCTCGGGGCCGATGCGGTCGGGATGAGCACGGTCCCGGAGATCATCGCGCTCAGGCACATGGGCGTGCCGGCCGCGGCCATCTCGTGCGTCACGAACCTCGCCGCGGGGCTGACCAAGCGCGAGCTCGACCACAAGGAGGTCGAGGAGACGGCCCGAGAGGCGCGCGCCCGGTTCACGGCGCTGCTCTCGGCGTGGGTCCGCCGCGTAGGCGCCGACGTCGCGGCCGGGAGCTCGGCGTCGTGA
- a CDS encoding cytidine deaminase encodes MSRAPHDACHDAGDAPASPEAAQAIDWDALDRAALAVRTRAHAPYSSYRVGAAIVVRSGRVFTGCNVENASYGLTICAERSAIVQMVAAGERDPIALTVATSGPVLGSPCGMCRQTLAEFAVELPIRLIAAEADGVPPRTTSLSALLPEAFGAAALSR; translated from the coding sequence GTGAGCCGCGCTCCGCACGACGCCTGCCACGACGCCGGCGACGCGCCCGCCTCCCCCGAGGCGGCGCAGGCGATCGACTGGGACGCGCTCGACCGGGCCGCCCTCGCCGTCCGGACGAGGGCGCACGCGCCGTACTCCAGTTACCGGGTGGGCGCGGCGATCGTCGTGCGATCCGGCCGCGTGTTCACCGGCTGCAACGTCGAGAACGCCTCGTACGGGCTCACCATCTGCGCGGAGCGCTCCGCCATCGTGCAGATGGTCGCGGCCGGCGAGCGCGATCCGATCGCGCTCACCGTCGCCACCAGCGGGCCCGTGCTCGGGAGCCCGTGCGGCATGTGCCGGCAGACCCTCGCGGAGTTCGCCGTGGAACTCCCGATCCGCCTCATCGCCGCCGAGGCCGACGGCGTGCCGCCGCGGACCACCTCGCTGTCGGCGCTGCTCCCCGAGGCGTTCGGGGCGGCCGCGCTCTCGCGCTGA
- a CDS encoding response regulator yields MTKVLVFESDPAFAGELRTELGRLGCTVQVVDDGNVGLQAAAAERPDLILLSIELPRMNGFSVCNKLKKDVQLKDVPLVIMSSESSEETFEQHRKLRTRAEDYIHKPIAFGELLEHIRNYVPIDGDDAEADPIMIDEAEVLEADIDEDSGDPTIITAAVSSNGTPASVAPPPAAAPSVPPPVPRPPSAAPPPPAAAAPSVVPPSAAPRPPSAAPRPLSAAPPPAAIPSAPPVAAAQERARASAPPRPPQGAAPRSDVRKSDEDIEEFIGGAFTRLIRDEEEERTDVRPSVAPSTRTLAPTKTPVPASAPPPVSSSPVAAYRAPVSERGAAYRAPISERGAAYRAPISERGRLTPAPPAPPRSDADPAEIERLRGELDRSKGEIVRLTKEVAAARATSLRLEGELSSANDGSQEAARLRRELDELKVKLAAGGGAGSRPGGVSSREFLDLREALNKKDKEILALRDQMSRKDKELLELRDQSLSLEREKADQVDRILELERASEDLDGQVASLRADKELAAKRADDFKARAEKLQGQIAARDADLSAARQALMDAEAAHTEALRAAADEKTQAIAAVEASAQRELEESAQAERERFEQAAAGHRAEIERLNAEHAARREQQAAEHRAATEKLTGEHAAALDRLRAEHAAAAEGAKTEHAAAMEGLRSEHAGALDAARREHEAAVEALRREHEAATERRDREHAAVLDTARSEHAAALDTARSEHAAALDTARSEHAAALERAQAEHAAALQGTRAEHAAALEKQQAGHASELESLRGEHASALEALRGEHASALESLRGEHASAVEALRSEHADEIGRRDREHASALQRLQTEHARALEGQAEEHARAVAQQTEEHARALAAARESFAAQLAARERELIEEREQAVRDAEQAHAKRVAELEERAAERQAQLEAAHAQTLADTRAAHQAETAEREAAWAAQRRELDEVARGLSTELGQARSQIANLEARTQELDQQLEQRAGELSAAAAERERLLGELAERAQSIEALQGRLAEADRRGSELGAQLSQRTEERDTLRAHGEQLTEHLAVERARLQKARSKWGEDRVSLERAREALAAALSQIDQAEALSIE; encoded by the coding sequence ATGACGAAAGTCCTCGTATTTGAGAGCGATCCGGCGTTTGCCGGGGAGCTCCGCACGGAATTGGGCCGCCTCGGCTGCACCGTTCAGGTGGTCGACGACGGCAACGTCGGCCTGCAGGCGGCTGCGGCCGAGCGCCCTGACCTCATCCTGCTGTCGATCGAGCTGCCGCGCATGAACGGCTTCTCGGTCTGCAACAAGCTCAAGAAGGACGTGCAGCTCAAGGACGTCCCGCTCGTCATCATGTCGAGCGAGTCGAGCGAAGAGACGTTCGAGCAGCACCGGAAGCTCAGGACGCGCGCGGAGGACTACATTCACAAGCCGATCGCGTTCGGCGAGCTCCTCGAGCACATCCGCAACTATGTCCCGATCGACGGGGACGATGCGGAGGCCGATCCGATCATGATCGACGAGGCCGAGGTGCTCGAGGCCGACATCGACGAGGACTCGGGCGATCCCACGATCATCACGGCCGCCGTGTCCTCGAACGGCACGCCCGCGAGCGTCGCGCCTCCGCCCGCTGCTGCGCCGTCGGTCCCGCCGCCGGTGCCGAGGCCGCCGTCCGCCGCGCCCCCGCCGCCCGCCGCCGCTGCCCCGTCCGTGGTGCCGCCGTCCGCCGCGCCGAGGCCGCCGTCCGCGGCGCCGAGACCGCTGTCCGCGGCGCCGCCGCCTGCCGCCATACCGTCGGCGCCCCCTGTCGCCGCCGCGCAGGAGCGCGCCCGGGCGTCAGCTCCGCCGAGGCCCCCGCAGGGCGCCGCGCCGCGGTCCGACGTCCGCAAGTCGGACGAGGACATCGAGGAGTTCATCGGCGGCGCGTTCACCCGGCTGATCCGCGACGAGGAGGAGGAGCGGACCGACGTCAGGCCCTCGGTCGCGCCGTCGACGCGGACGCTGGCGCCCACGAAGACGCCCGTACCAGCCTCGGCGCCGCCGCCCGTGAGCTCGTCGCCGGTGGCCGCGTACCGGGCGCCGGTCTCCGAGCGCGGGGCCGCGTACCGGGCTCCGATCTCCGAGCGCGGAGCCGCGTACCGGGCGCCGATCTCCGAGCGCGGGCGGCTGACCCCTGCGCCGCCCGCGCCGCCTCGCTCCGACGCCGATCCGGCCGAGATCGAGCGCCTGCGTGGCGAGCTGGACAGATCCAAGGGCGAGATCGTCCGCCTCACCAAGGAAGTCGCGGCCGCGCGCGCGACCTCGCTCCGCCTCGAGGGCGAGCTCTCCTCGGCGAACGACGGCAGCCAGGAGGCGGCCCGCCTGCGGCGCGAGCTCGACGAGCTCAAGGTGAAGCTCGCGGCCGGCGGCGGCGCCGGCTCCAGGCCCGGCGGCGTGTCGAGCCGCGAGTTCCTGGATCTGCGCGAGGCGCTGAACAAGAAGGACAAGGAGATCCTCGCGCTCCGCGACCAGATGTCGCGCAAGGACAAGGAGCTGCTGGAGCTCCGGGATCAGTCGCTGTCGCTCGAGCGGGAGAAGGCCGATCAGGTCGACAGGATCCTGGAGCTCGAGCGCGCGAGCGAGGACCTCGACGGGCAGGTCGCGTCGCTCCGCGCGGACAAGGAGCTCGCCGCGAAGCGCGCCGACGACTTCAAGGCGCGCGCGGAGAAGCTGCAGGGGCAGATCGCCGCCCGCGACGCGGATCTCTCGGCGGCCCGGCAGGCGCTGATGGACGCGGAGGCGGCGCACACCGAGGCGCTGCGCGCGGCGGCGGACGAGAAGACACAAGCGATCGCCGCCGTCGAGGCCTCGGCGCAGCGCGAGCTCGAGGAGAGCGCGCAGGCGGAGCGCGAGCGCTTCGAGCAGGCGGCCGCGGGGCACCGGGCGGAGATCGAGCGGCTCAACGCCGAGCACGCCGCCCGGCGCGAGCAGCAGGCTGCCGAGCATCGCGCCGCCACCGAGAAGCTGACCGGCGAGCACGCCGCGGCGCTGGACCGCCTCCGGGCCGAGCATGCGGCGGCGGCGGAGGGGGCGAAGACCGAGCACGCCGCTGCCATGGAGGGCCTGCGGTCCGAGCACGCCGGGGCGCTCGACGCGGCGAGGCGCGAGCACGAGGCCGCCGTCGAGGCGCTGCGGCGCGAGCACGAAGCCGCGACGGAGCGGCGCGACCGGGAGCACGCCGCTGTGCTGGACACGGCGCGCAGCGAGCACGCCGCCGCGCTGGACACGGCGCGCAGCGAGCACGCCGCTGCGCTGGACACGGCGCGCAGCGAGCACGCCGCCGCTCTGGAGCGCGCGCAGGCGGAGCACGCCGCCGCGCTCCAGGGGACTCGCGCCGAGCACGCCGCCGCGCTCGAGAAGCAGCAGGCTGGGCACGCGTCCGAGCTGGAGTCGCTGCGGGGCGAACACGCGTCCGCGCTGGAGGCGCTGCGGGGCGAGCACGCGTCCGCGCTGGAGTCGCTGCGGGGCGAACACGCGAGCGCCGTCGAGGCGCTCCGGAGCGAGCACGCGGACGAGATCGGACGGCGGGATCGCGAGCACGCGAGCGCGCTGCAACGCCTCCAGACCGAGCACGCGCGCGCCCTCGAGGGGCAGGCCGAGGAGCACGCGCGGGCGGTCGCTCAGCAAACGGAGGAGCACGCGCGGGCGCTCGCGGCCGCGCGAGAGAGCTTCGCAGCGCAGCTCGCGGCGCGGGAGCGCGAGCTCATCGAGGAGCGCGAGCAGGCCGTCCGCGACGCCGAGCAGGCCCACGCGAAGCGGGTGGCCGAGCTCGAGGAGCGCGCCGCCGAGCGGCAGGCGCAGCTCGAGGCCGCGCACGCGCAGACGCTCGCCGACACGCGCGCGGCGCACCAGGCCGAGACCGCCGAGCGGGAGGCCGCCTGGGCGGCGCAGCGGCGCGAGCTGGACGAGGTCGCCCGCGGCCTCTCCACCGAGCTCGGGCAGGCGCGCAGCCAGATCGCGAACCTCGAGGCCCGGACGCAGGAGCTCGATCAGCAGCTGGAGCAGCGCGCAGGCGAGCTCTCCGCGGCCGCCGCGGAGCGCGAGCGCTTGCTGGGCGAGCTCGCCGAGCGGGCGCAATCCATCGAGGCGCTCCAGGGCCGGCTCGCCGAGGCCGACCGGCGCGGGAGCGAGCTCGGCGCTCAGCTCTCGCAGCGGACCGAGGAGCGCGACACCCTGCGGGCGCACGGCGAGCAGCTCACCGAGCATCTCGCCGTCGAGCGCGCCCGCCTGCAGAAGGCACGCTCGAAGTGGGGCGAGGACCGCGTCTCGCTCGAGCGCGCGCGGGAGGCGCTCGCCGCGGCGCTGTCGCAGATCGATCAAGCCGAGGCGCTCTCGATCGAGTGA
- a CDS encoding 6-phosphofructokinase, translating into MAGRKIAISTGGGDAPGLNAVIRAATLGALERGWEVWGIRQGYRGLLDDAPDGLIRLDRERVRGIAHLGGTILGTANRGDPFHYPTPGEHGLVPRDRSEDLVRRFRAEGFDALISVGGDGSMRIAHQLLQRGLPLVIGVPKTIDNDVCCTDLTFGFDTAVSIATEALDRLHTTTEAHERIMVVEVMGRHAGWIALNAGIAGGADAILMPEIPFRFEAIAEKIRLRESRGRRFSIVVAAEGAHAQGGELIIKDAGDAFRRTAVLGGVAERVAKELAARTGKEARSMVLGHLQRGGGPTTADRLLALRFGAAAARCLVEDCGSGMVALRANRIELVPLEEVAGKTKTVPLDSDTVVTAREMGLCFGDEAPGHFVAP; encoded by the coding sequence ATGGCGGGACGAAAGATCGCTATCAGTACCGGCGGAGGCGACGCGCCGGGGCTCAACGCTGTGATCCGCGCGGCCACGCTCGGCGCGCTCGAGCGTGGCTGGGAGGTCTGGGGGATCCGGCAGGGGTACCGCGGGCTGCTCGACGACGCTCCGGACGGGCTCATCCGCCTGGATCGCGAGCGGGTCCGGGGCATCGCGCACCTCGGGGGCACCATCCTGGGCACCGCGAACCGCGGCGATCCGTTCCACTACCCGACGCCAGGCGAGCACGGGCTCGTGCCCCGGGATCGGTCCGAGGATCTCGTGCGGCGGTTCCGCGCGGAGGGGTTCGACGCGCTCATCTCGGTGGGCGGCGACGGCTCCATGCGGATCGCGCACCAGCTGCTCCAGCGCGGGCTGCCCCTCGTCATCGGCGTACCGAAGACGATCGACAACGACGTCTGCTGCACGGACCTCACGTTCGGCTTCGACACGGCGGTCTCCATCGCGACCGAGGCGCTCGACCGGCTCCACACCACGACCGAGGCGCACGAGCGGATCATGGTCGTGGAGGTGATGGGGCGGCACGCGGGCTGGATCGCGCTCAACGCCGGGATCGCCGGCGGAGCCGACGCCATCCTGATGCCGGAGATCCCGTTCCGGTTCGAGGCGATCGCCGAGAAGATCCGCCTGCGGGAGTCGCGCGGGCGGCGCTTCTCCATCGTCGTGGCGGCCGAGGGGGCGCACGCGCAAGGGGGCGAGCTGATCATCAAGGACGCGGGCGACGCCTTCCGCCGCACCGCCGTGCTCGGGGGCGTGGCCGAGCGCGTGGCGAAGGAGCTCGCGGCCCGCACCGGCAAGGAAGCGCGCTCGATGGTGCTCGGCCACCTCCAGCGAGGCGGCGGACCCACGACGGCGGATCGCTTGCTCGCCCTCCGCTTCGGCGCGGCCGCGGCGCGCTGCCTCGTCGAGGACTGCGGCAGCGGGATGGTGGCGCTGCGAGCGAACCGGATCGAGCTCGTCCCCCTCGAGGAGGTCGCCGGCAAGACGAAGACGGTGCCGCTCGACTCGGACACGGTCGTCACGGCCCGTGAGATGGGCCTGTGCTTCGGAGACGAGGCGCCCGGCCACTTCGTCGCGCCCTGA